In Drosophila miranda strain MSH22 chromosome XR, D.miranda_PacBio2.1, whole genome shotgun sequence, the genomic window CCCAGGAAGTATTGCACAAGCTTGCCACCAGAGAGTGAATTTattataaaacaaaaacacaacaacaaaatgaaTGCCAGCGATGAATGGACGCTCGTGGAGCAGACGGAGCCTGCACCACAGGaggtggagatggagatggcaaTGGAGAAGAATGGCAGCTCCATGAGTCTGCGAACACACCCCACAGTGGCAGAGTATTATGGCAGTAAGTACTCGAGGGGGATCCCATTGAAGAGTTCCTAATACTAATACGGTTGTGTGCACATCCCTCAGATATGACAGCCTTCCTTAGCCTGGCCATTTTCATAGCCAGCCTGCTGACCATCCTCAACATCTGCATCTACTCGACCACTGTGTCGCGTCTGAGGCGCCACCTGAACAAGCCACTGCGTACGCCATCCATCCTGATGGTCAGCTTGTATCCGATTATCTCGCTGGCCGCATTGGCTACCATACTGGTGCCGTACTCCTGGTTTATTTGCCACACGGTGATGCATGTGATGTTCATGGTGGGCGGGCCCATATTCCGCACACTGCTCTTCCGCTACGTGGACTCCGAGCAGAACTACGTGAAGGAGTCGGGAGGGGAGGCGGTGCAGCTGACAACGccgccctgctgctgctggtgcctcTGCCTGCCGATGGTGGTGCCCACGAAGGCCAAGCTGTGCATCTCCCGGTACATGGTGTGGCAGATGCCCTTCTGGCAGGGCTCCATTATGCTGGTGATGAACATCCTGTACTACCGGGACATCCAGCTCTACCACCAAGTGATGTACTTCTTCATACCCTTCATCATCAGCTCGATTGTCCTGGGCGTGTGGTCCCTCCAGATCACGGTGCGAATGATAACGAAGCTGCGCGGCGACTATCAGCTGCGGAAGAAGATGTTCTGCCTCCAGCTGGTGGTGATGCTCTGCAAGCTGCAGTATCTGGTGCTCTACGATCAGCTCGACGGCATCAAAATGGGCGGCGAATATCCCATCAATCACACCGTCTACAAGCAAAGTGGGTGGAGAGATCCTTTGTTTGGGATAAACATATTCATTTTGGTTTCTTTTTTCAGCCATCATCAATATCTTGATACTGGTGGAAATGGTCTTGGTCTCCATGATGGCGCAGAGCGCCTACCGCACACCCATCCAAGTGCAGGTCGATGAGGTCAACAAGGACAAGGAAATCACTCGCATTTGAGAGAGGGAGTTTTACAAACGGTTACAAAACAGTAGCAACGAATTGTGATAATTTCAATAAAGAAACTGTAGTTAAATGTAGTCGGAATATGTCGTCCTGCACCAGCTTTAATTGTCTCTAAGCTTCCACATCTTTCTTAGCCAAGTGTTAATCATGCTTTAAGACCGAaaacaaaatgaaataaatCTCCGCAAATCATGTGTTTGTTCTAGGACTTCTGGTCTGGTCAGAGACtacccaaccccaaccccaaccccaaccccactTGTACTCATAATCCCATCCCCATTCCCATGCCCTTCGTCCCTGCAGTCATGCGTGCCGCATTTAGCTCATAATTCTCCCTGCGGCAGAGATCCGTTTTACATTTTTCAACCGACAACAAAATGCTGGCGGGGCTTAGACCCACGGACCAAGTGCcataaaaatacaataaatataatatgaTGAAATATCTGTATACATATACATCTTCCTCTCTGTTTAGATAGCCTTTCTTGAGGATAACTCAATTGCTGTCGCAGACCGCGCACGCGGCCATAGGCCAGGCACCACCAGACCACATTTTGGCCCGGCCTGGAAAATCCTTCGAGGGAAAACCACAATCTTCGGTGGAGTAGCATTGAGAGGACACTGCGTACTGCAGAGAGCAGTGCGTTGAAATTTATGATTTATTTCAAAAGAAAGTACATTGTGCTCTGCCAAAATAAATCACACTAAAgatgctggctggctggcaggcaggcagctcTCAGAAATAGCAGAGGAAGCAGCCAGGGGTGGTTCGGGGCAGGGCGAATGAAAATCaaatatagaaaaaaaaaacaggcgTACATACAGATCGAATGGATGGATACTCTTATGGAAGTTCATCATATATTTACTCTCAATTATGGGTTTATTTATGTTTCTATCTGGAAAAAAGAAGATAAATCAAAGGATGTTTTCAAATACCTCTGACACGCATTAAATGCTTGAAAGTCCTAGCCTTGGAAAGAAAAGCCAACCCAACAAACGATCGGCTATGCCCCATAGGAACACAAAGAGTATTAGCAGGATGTCTGGCAAGAAGGACAAGGAAAACAGGGGGGTGGGTGGTAATGGGGGACTAGGAACAGTCAAGTGCCACGGTCGGTCGTCGCTGGGCACGGTTATCTTATCGCTCTTTTATGGTGTACACAACGCCACAGAGCACCGAGCAGTGGCAGCCACGAGTAGGAGAAGGGCAGCCTGTGGCTACAACAGCTCCATCCTATCCCCTCCCCAGCACCGCCCCGCCATCCCCGTCTGGTCGAGATGTCGCTTTTTATGAAGAAGCTTGTTTACCCGGGACTTGGCCAGGGCTTCCATCCAGCCATCCAGTCATCCAGCTGGCTCTCTGCCTtcgccagagccagagccagagccaagtAAATCAGATTAAGTATCCGCTGCTCATTTTGATGAGCCACTGTCAGTGCGGGACTCCAGTTAGGATTTTTGATTTTCTCTTGTCTTTTGTGCCGCAAGGATACGTATCCGAGTGCCGCATATGTGAGCGGACGAAGATTTAATTACAATTTGACGCAGGAATAAAGCTAGCATCCATTTATGGAATTTCACTCAGTTTAGCCTCGGGGAAAAATCCTGTAAGGAAAatttttataaatttattATCACTTAGCGCTGTCGCAATCcgaagaaaaaaaatataaatttttttttgaaagCTTTTCCGGCGGGTAGGCAATCATTTTTAGCACTGATTTTCGTTCCACATGTCATTTTGGATTTCATGTAGCTCTCTTTTTGGCTTAATAAAAAATTCATAAAGCTTTTTGGGGCGGATGGGGCGGGTGGGGCGACCAAGGCTATTGTTCAgatataaaaaattaaagaaaaccATTTTTGTGTTGCCTCGCCCACTGCGTCCTGCGTCGTGCGTCCCTCGcactctgtctgtctgccttcCATTGTCTACGCTTCTTGGCCATGTCCAAACACGTTAGGCCATCAACTTGGCACTACAGCATGGAGTTGGAGGACAGGGACTGGGGCACAGACGGGACAGAAATGGCAGCCTCCAGTCCTGGCTGTCAGCCGTCTGCGTCTTATGTCACTGTCCATTAGACGCGCCATTCACAGGCCTTTAAGTTGTACTTATGCATTTTTTACAATCTCCCTTTAAGATTGCAGAAATCCTGTCGGCTAAAGAGCAGCAGCTAGAATTTCATGGCTgcttggagctggagctgccgTACAACACTTAGAGAAATTAAATAATGCGCATACGCAATGTGGTGCGCGCTGCTTAATTTTCTTAATAGAAATTATAGCACAATATTTGTCATTCACAGGCAATTTAACAAATTCCTATAGCTCTCCCCTCCCCCACCACTCCTTTTTCCCCTatatctttctctctctttcttcgCTTCTGTAGACATTTTATGATTATTGACAGCGCCACTTTTTCGTTGACTTGACTTTGCTTTCCGCTGGCTCTTGTTCGTTTGTTCTTCTGCTTATTTTTTATGCTGCTTTATTTATGTCAGGCCTTTTGTTTAAGTACCCGACTCCTGGCCAAGGGCTCCAGGCTCCAGGCTCCAGGCCCCTTACTCGTTGCTACAGGCTCCAGGCTACGGGCTCCGACATTTTGCTGGTGCTAAGTAAATAAGTTTTATGGCATTTCTTTTCCTTATTTGTTGCTGCTCTGCGTCTGCGACTTCTGCTTGATTGATTTCATTGGCTTTGACACTCGGTGTCACATCGGTGGATCGTGCGTATTTTTCCGCTATTTGTTGGGGCATTTTTCAGGCGCCTTGAGGTAGGTAGATATTTAATGCAATTAAATTCGTATAGAAAACTGAATAACACAGATAATACATTGTATTTACTGAACTTAAAGGAAATACTTGGGTTTCCCTTTTGCCTTGGGGCCTTCGGTTTATTTTCGCGCTTGAGGGTTTCAGTTTCGTGTTGATTCCTGGTCTAAAAccctttttccttttccattGTCAGATGTCAGCGACAGCCTTTTCCGTTGCCATTTTTTGGCGagggtttttgtttttggctcTTCTGACTGATTCTTAATATTTGCTTCTTATGAAATTGGGCAAATATACTTTgtataatttaattaaaaactttGGCAACTCATCGTTGACTTTTTCCGGCCCCAAGTCAGCaggccacacacacatacagactCTTGAGTTCCTGGGCCCCGTTATGGGTTATGGGTGGTGCTAGGGGGTGCCTTGAATTAATTAATGTTCCGCGTAGCGTAGCGGCGAGCAGCCATAAGAAAAATATTTGCGCATGTTCTGGCATAATTAGAAGGGTTTCCCTTCTGTCTCCCCTCTTTCTCTTGATTTACTTTTTTTGTGATTTTTGTGATTTTTCTTTTaagccaaaaaccaaaaagaaaaatgTGCCTAAGCATTTTTCAGTTGTGAGGCTTTTGTTTTTCTTATCAAATTGATGAGAAGTTTTCAAGGCTTTGGGGATGGACTATGCAGATGCCCTAAAGCCTGATTTGCAGAGAAAAATATGGCCTACAGGTTTGAGGATATTAAAATCAATTTGAATTAGTGGGCATATTCCTAGAGTAAAATAGGTGAGTGGCTTGTCCGTCTTCATTTCCCAGGCTTTTCCATTTACTCATTTGTAGGGTATTGGCAGTGCTAGTGGCTTACCCCTGAGACTCATCAGATTTTTTGTCGCCTGCCTTTAAGCACACAGAGTACACAGCCAAAAGCTTGGCTAAGTATCCTGCTGGTGCAAGGGGAATGGTGGGGGGGTCCTGTGGGGCGCCTTATGCTGAGCACTCGGTTTAACAATGGCAAACAAGTAAAACGTTGCGGAATCCGCTTAAAGAGCATTTGTATGTAATGGCAAGAAAAACGAGCAAGAGGATACCGAAACAGCAACACCATCCAGTCATCCACTCATCCAGCCATCCAGCAGATCCCTCGGCCAGGCCGGGCTGCATCGCTATGCTTGCTTGGCTTCCTTTCCCCTCCTCTACTCCCCGTTCCTTTTCTCTACTTTCCTTTCTTCTTTTATTCTGTTTTTCTTACACCTCCGCATTAGGGGATTTTGCATAAGTGACAAGGCCTGGCAGTGGTAGTGGCAACTTTTTCCTCCTCCAGCTCCACCTCCACATGTGGCACTGTGGCATGTGAGTGGCCCGACTAAAGCCCTGGCTAATGCAGCACTGAGAGACGTGCATAAGGCGCTGGTAACACGACACGCTTGTCAAATGGTCCCCAGCCGAGGACACGATGGACACGATACCTCGATGCGGACACTGACACTCTGCTACAGATGCTCCGctgccgctctctctctctctctctctctctctgttccATTAAAGTGGGGAACAAAGTCACTGCATCAGCTGGAAGTGGTGTAATTGAATGAGGTGGCACTGGGATCCATTCGCATTGTCCGGACGCGACTGGGGGCACTGTGATTGGATAAATGATTAAGTAGTTTGCAATTACGTTAAAGGAAACTTTGCTGCTAATAAGTTTTTGGATTTAATTGGCTAAAATAAGTGGACACTTTGCCAAGAAAGTTCTTTGCCGGAGAATGGTGGCAACTGTAATTGAAGATGTTCTAAGCAAAAACTGCTAAAAAAAAGTGTGTTCAATTAAGAGGATGAAATGTAGGACACATtacaaaatgtaaaaaaacgtttttgttgttttgctgAGAGATAACACAGAATCAAGGGCGAATGTGCAATGCATGCGCGGATTGAACATGATCGGACATGACAGAAAAGAGCAGAGGGTAGAACGGAACGGTGTTAACGGAACAACTGACAATTAAGGGGATCATTGTCCCCCTTATCAGTCATTCTCTAACGAGTTCTGTGTGTCCCACTCGGGGGGAATTTCTGGAAAGATGCAGCTAAAGCCAGATGGGAAATAATTGGAATGGGCATTACGCTTCTGACAACTTTGGTCGCCGCTTGATAGAAATGAGTGTACTTTTCGTGGAAAAACAAGAAAAGACTTTAGACTTAGCAGCACGCCAACAGAGAAAAAGCGCATTCTCTCTTGCCTTTACAGAGTCATGTTAATTTAAAGCAAGATAACAGAGCGAAAgaaaacgagagagagagagagagaccttGACCTACATTATATCTCTGTGATCTACACAACTATGCTCTTGCTCGGCCACGTACTTTCGCTTTCGTTCTTTTCTGTGAGAGGAGAGGGAAACGGTGAGAAACGATCATCGATCTCCAAGCAGAGCTTTGACTCGCATACGCTGCTCAGATACAGACCACTCATTACCCTCTTTCGTGAAgttacacatacatatgtacaataaGTACGATAAGCTCGTTCGCTCTCTTTCTTCGACGAAGCTTTGAGTCGCCCTGCAAGCTTCTGCATTCTTATCACAGCTTGCAGTTCCCCCTGTCACCTCTTTCAAAGCGCTCATCAAAGCGGGCAACTAAATCGAGTATTTCGTGACGTGAGTTCTTTCTCTGTGATCAGCTTTACATATGCACTACGAAATGATTTCGCCACAA contains:
- the LOC108153493 gene encoding organic solute transporter alpha-like protein, which produces MNASDEWTLVEQTEPAPQEVEMEMAMEKNGSSMSLRTHPTVAEYYGNMTAFLSLAIFIASLLTILNICIYSTTVSRLRRHLNKPLRTPSILMVSLYPIISLAALATILVPYSWFICHTVMHVMFMVGGPIFRTLLFRYVDSEQNYVKESGGEAVQLTTPPCCCWCLCLPMVVPTKAKLCISRYMVWQMPFWQGSIMLVMNILYYRDIQLYHQVMYFFIPFIISSIVLGVWSLQITVRMITKLRGDYQLRKKMFCLQLVVMLCKLQYLVLYDQLDGIKMGGEYPINHTVYKQTIINILILVEMVLVSMMAQSAYRTPIQVQVDEVNKDKEITRI